The sequence below is a genomic window from Micromonospora aurantiaca ATCC 27029.
CGGCCATCATTCCCGCCCGGCGGCGCTCCCGCCCCCGGTGGTGGCTCAGACCACCCGGCCCCGCGCTGTTAAGAAGGGGCCCCTTCTCTACCTCAGGCGTTAAGAAGGGGCCCTTCCTTACACCTCAGGCGATGGTGCAGATCGCCGCGCCGGCGGTGATCACCGGGCCGACCTCGGCGGCGAGCCCGCTGACAGTGCCGGCCTTGTGCGCGTGCAGCGGCTGCTCCATCTTCATCGCCTCCAGCACCACGACCAGCTCGCCCTCGGCCACCTCGTCGCCGTCGGCGACGGCGATCTTCACGATCGTGCCCTGCATCGGGGAGGTGAGCGTGTCACCGCTGACCGCGGCACCAGCCTTGCCTCCGCCACCCCGGCGGGCCGGCTTCTTCGCGGCGGGTGCGGCTGCCGCCGTACCCGCGCCGAGCCCGGCGGGGAGGACGACCTCCAGCCGCTTGCCGCCCACCTCGACCACGACGGTCTCGCGCTCGGCCGGCTCGTCGGCGGCGCCGGCGGTGGCGGTGAAGGCCGGTACGGTGTTGTCCCACTCGGTCTCGATCCACCGGGTGTGCACGGTGAACGGCTCGGCGGTGAACGCCTCGTCGCGGATCACCAGGCGGTGGAAGGGCAGCGCCGTGGCCATGCCGTCGACCACCATCTCGTCGAGCGCCCGGCGGGCCCGCTCCAGCGCCTCGGTACGCGTCTCGCCGACGATGATCACCTTGGCCAGCAGCGAGTCGAAGTTGCCGCCGATCACGTCGCCGGCCGAGATGCCGGTGTCCACCCGCACGCCCGGCCCGGAGGGCAGGCGCAGGGCGGTGACGGTGCCCGGTGCGGGCAGGAAGTTGCGGCCCGGGTCCTCGCCGTTGATGCGGAACTCGATGGCGTGCCCGCGCGGCGTCGGGTCCTCGGTGAAGCGCAGCTTCTCCCCGTCGGCGATGCGGAACTGCTCGCGGACCAGGTCGATGCCGGCGGTCTCCTCGGTCACCGGGTGCTCGACCTGGAGCCGCGTGTTGACCTCAAGGAACGAGATCGTGCCGTCCACGCCGACCAGGTATTCCACGGTGCCGGCACCGTGGTAGCCGGCCTCCCGGCAGATGGCCTTGGCGCTGTCGTGGATCTGGGCCCGCTGGGCGTCGGTGAGGAACGGCGCGGGCGCCTCCTCGACCAGCTTCTGGTGCCGGCGCTGAAGCGAGCAGTCCCGGGTGCCCACCACGATCACGTTGCCGTGCTGGTCGGCCAGTACCTGCGCCTCGACGTGGCGCGGCTTGTCCAGGTAGCGCTCGACGAAGCACTCGCCGCGGCCGAACGCGGCGACCGCCTCGCGGGTGGCCGACTCGAACAGGTGCGGGATCTCCTCCATGGTGCGGGCGACCTTGAGGCCGCGCCCGCCACCGCCGAAGGCGGCCTTGATGGCGACCGGCAGGCCGTGGTCGACGGCGAACGCCATCACCTCGTCGGCGTTGCCCACCGGGTCCGGGGTGCCGGGCACCAGCGGCGCGCCGGCGCGCTGCGCGATGTGCCGGGCGGTCACCTTGTCGCCCAGGTCGCGGATCGCCTGCGGGGTGGGGCCGATCCAGGTCAGCCCGGCG
It includes:
- a CDS encoding acetyl/propionyl/methylcrotonyl-CoA carboxylase subunit alpha, producing the protein MRKVLIANRGEIAVRVIRACRDAGLASVAVYADSDRDALHATLADEAYALGGDTAADSYLRIDKLIDVAARSGADAVHPGYGFLSENADFAQAVIDAGLTWIGPTPQAIRDLGDKVTARHIAQRAGAPLVPGTPDPVGNADEVMAFAVDHGLPVAIKAAFGGGGRGLKVARTMEEIPHLFESATREAVAAFGRGECFVERYLDKPRHVEAQVLADQHGNVIVVGTRDCSLQRRHQKLVEEAPAPFLTDAQRAQIHDSAKAICREAGYHGAGTVEYLVGVDGTISFLEVNTRLQVEHPVTEETAGIDLVREQFRIADGEKLRFTEDPTPRGHAIEFRINGEDPGRNFLPAPGTVTALRLPSGPGVRVDTGISAGDVIGGNFDSLLAKVIIVGETRTEALERARRALDEMVVDGMATALPFHRLVIRDEAFTAEPFTVHTRWIETEWDNTVPAFTATAGAADEPAERETVVVEVGGKRLEVVLPAGLGAGTAAAAPAAKKPARRGGGGKAGAAVSGDTLTSPMQGTIVKIAVADGDEVAEGELVVVLEAMKMEQPLHAHKAGTVSGLAAEVGPVITAGAAICTIA